TGCTGTAGTAATGGCCGAATCACACGTTGCATTAAATCCAAGAGTTGTGGTTATTGGCTGCAAGCAAAACCATAAAATTCATCATTTTGTAGTTTCGATACTACTTAGTATTGGATTATTTCAATCGATACGGTATCGAGCACCGATACCCAGTCCTTCAGACTGGTTTTTGTATaatatcttttaaaaatgtttttagtgtTTGGAAATTTTCTTCTGATCTCTCCATGTTGGACCCCTTCTTAAAATCCctgtttttattgcattttctgTGTATGAtgttcttttatttcatttatttaatttttttttttgtgaagcaCCTTGTAACTctgaaagtttattattattttgaaatgtctGTATTTTTGAGTGAAACAGTACAGTGGAAATGTCTTTGCCCTGAAAAAGGTCAactttgttttgtaaaataCAAGGAATTGTTATTGAGGTGGGAATGTATGCAGGCTTTCTCGTGAGCGGTGCTTGGAAAACTACCAACAATGTAGAAAATGGGCCTGCTCAGCCCAACACCTGCAGACCTTACGCCTTTTCCTCACAGTTATGTGAGTACAGTTTATATAAGGTTAGAGAGGAACCCGGGATGCCCCCAAagttgatatatttttttaatcatgtggGAACAATtcaatttactttattttaccaGGATAATTCACTCAGTATCAATACTGCTTTCTAGGGGAAACAATAGGGAGTACAtgtattcaaaataaaactataataCTAGACATTATGTTGTGGAGAAAGCTTCATTGACATtatataatctttttttaaagagtgtcctggccaagatatGCAGCAATAACAGTTACAGGCAAACTGACAGAGAACTCAAAATGTGcttcagaattaaaaaaaaattagattatAGCAATCATGAATTATATTTCTAATAAAGGATGAAGGGGGGGaagcaaattaattttaaacaaTTAAGAACCTTTTATTCTTACTACGAGATGATAACTTTTACGCACAACATGATATTTTGATTGCACACGATAAAAAAGATACCATATTTTGGGATTTTCATTTGTACGCACACAAAAGAAGAAATCTTCTTTTATGGAAATTTCTCACCTAAATTCTGTGTCTCTGCTTAATTAATGTGCTTTACCAGCTGTTTAAGCTTTTACAATGATTTTCTTTGAATGAAGACACAAATGACTGTGTTAGCTACAGTATCAGCTCCAGAGTACGTACGCCTAACTGAAGACCAATGCCTTTCTCTCAAACTGATCATACAACTTCAACTGCGTTTTCCTCAGCTCTGTTTTAAAATAATGTTCTGCAGTACCTGGGGATTTTCAAGTACTCAGGCTTCAAGTCCATCATAAAACAATACATGCCTGAAAGATTGGTTGCTGATCAGTCTATGGCTGTGAACTTATCCACCTGTTATAACTGATTTCTTGGCCATTTGAGGGCAGCAGAGACAaggtgtgaacacaacattgacatatcatcatcttATCATAATGTCACTGTGGTACAGTGATTCTCAAAAtggggtccagggacccccCAGGGGTCAGTttcactctgtcagggggtccgtgaaataattagctataaattataaaattgtgctgtatcattagaaagtacatatctacagatggagaccatttgtgccaataaaacaagcatattgtgtccattactcttACACATGTTAGCACGTTGATTGTGACActcagcaataagttcattatttttaagttgaagcactttctgagagtcagctttagactggtataCTTAAATATCTAgatttattattcaaaatgaaacgtgtttctgtttatcactatgaaacaggcctgaagtatttaggttgaaaagttttagtatacaaatagttccagtggcatctaagagtacaaacgGTAGTAAGCATTATCCTTAATCTGTGTTATGAAGGTCCTTGGAAAACGTTCTCCTCTCTAAGGGGTCCCTGaacccaaaaagtttgagaacccctgctgtagtgtatatttatgtttttcctACACATTGATCACTGGTAGCTCTAACCTGCAAGCTGCTCTTTAAGTAATATGTCAAACTTCTTAGCAAAACATTTGCTTACGTACATGTCCAGCAGTTATGgagtaatatttatttttacaccttcatttggagtcatgtttctggtcttttaactctgttttggtctcctccaactcctgagggaattATCTGACTCTTTAGATGTTAAATGCCccattatgttcaccagctagtcacttcctgtgtctgtttggTGCTCAGCAGGtagtttttagagcttttttgcAGAAAACAGCTGCCTACTAAGGCCAAAAAACAACTTAGTAAATCTGATGTCAAACCGCACCTAGCTTAGTATTATAAAATGATACACCGATCTAATGTCGATGGTCGGGACGTTCTGTAACTTTGGCAGTAGATAAATCTTTCAAAGTACAAGTGCACAAGAGGTGATGTTTATTTATAAAGGCACTTTGTTCTAACTTTAGTATCCAGCGCTCTGCATGACTGGTCTGAATATGGACACACATTCTGACCCCGTGGTGCCATAATGAGCAGCCTCGAGTTGTAGCAGATAACTATTGGAGGCTTTGTCTCCACGTGAATCCAACCTCACTGCAAGATCTTTGCCAAGCAGATCATCACCTCTATAAGTTATTTCAATACTTTCCATTGGAGGAAGAAATGCTGTAGAAGCCTAATCAGTTCCTGGTCTGCTGCAATCCCCATCATTGAGTTTTAATTGGCCTTCCAGGAAAGAGAATAGCAACCGTGACCTTGAATTACTGTAGTAGGCAATGCGTTAagctcctgtcagctgatgggTGGCGAGTTGAGCTGCTTATCCCGGTGTTcctggattttatttttaacccGACAACACCTGACAGGCCCGGGACCTGGGGGAGACCTCAGAGGGCGAGGGGATGAGTGGCAGTcaggagaaggaaggagggaacgTGAGAAAGTGAGGTATGTAGGTGCAAGACTATAGGGGGAAATACACAATACAATTAGTCGTACCTTGCAGCAGAATGTGCGGATGAAGTCGCAGCAGAGCGGGAGGATGGAAGAGTTTGTCTCATGGCGGCGATAACGAGGAAGCCTGTGTGATGTCGACGCGAGTGTTGACATCTGAGCAAAGATGCCGACAATTAAATATGAaacatcacacatttttctgtaaAAGAGAGAACCGAGAGAGAACGAGGAAGCTGCGGGAAAGATACGAGACGAGTTCACAGAGGACATGTGAGGGTGTGGGAATGAAAACAGTGGAAATAGCACATGACATTTTGATTTTGACCTACATTCAGTCTTCAGGCACTCCTCTTATTCTGTCACTTGGCACAAGTCAGGTACCTTTCACTGGAGTATTCCAGCAGGATTTATTCTCTTCTGAGAATTGTAGTTACCAAgagagcagaaaaacaacacagagctgGCCTAATTTTTCCCAGCAGGAAGTAGCAGCAGTGAAAAACCCCGAGCCCAGCTGTGGCTGATTATAGAGAGACAACCAGCTCCAACCTTTGTACCACAGCTTCTCTCTTCCTGTAAGGTTAGAGTTGTTTAAATGACAGCAGAGCGTCTGGTCAGGTCAGAGAATTATTCACATTATAAACCAGTTTTTAAACATGATTGGCGCATGTGGACAAAAGATTATCTATTAAGAAATATGCCAAAGTATTTAATGAAATTCTATTCACGCTTTGGTACAGAAACAATTCACCGAAATATCATGTTGTCTTAACATCAACATATTTAATGTACCCCTGATACacatttttaagaaataattCACCTCGACTCCAAAATATCAAGCTATCTCAATATTTCCGAGGCTATATATGCTTTGAgtaaataaagacacaaaaactGCCCCAAAAAAAGTATTGTGTATGTTTGATCCCAAAATTGACTCTCAGTGTGACCATGGCGATGTCACCACAACCTGCAGGACACCATCTGATGGTCATCGCGTTGAGTTCTGTCTCTCATGCAGTTTACGTTTTAGAGTAGTTTGGAAATAGATTAAGTCAGGCTGCCTGTGATGGGATGTTCAATGGCGTAATACTGTTTCTACACCTGTTTCCTTTACAAGGAAATGCGTCACTGTTGCATTTGTTATGTAATCCTCTCTGCAGTGTTTTACACCTAAAAGCAGGTGGGAATCTGTGTACGCAGTCGACAGCTCTGAAATATGGCGGTCTGAGCCAGAGCTACATTTAGCTGGTGATTCAAAGCTTGTGTCCCCAGCGCTTGCGGTGTAATTTAGTCTGCCTGCTTGGACATTAAAAATTGAGTCAAGAGGTGGCAGCACTGAAGTCAGCACTTCTTCTCCACCAACAAGGCTCCTGTGGCTGTGCGGTCATACAAAAGTTACAAAAACACCACTTAACTGAGTGTATGAGGTCAAAGAGTCATCCCTGaccaaaaagaaaaggagagacaCAAGCTAAACTCTTTGCCAGTAATTTTATTTCGAGATATTTTGTAGAACAGGGGAACcaatgattacaaaaaaaaaagttcataaGTGTTCTACATGCTACACCTTAACCTAATTCATCATGCTTGCCTTGGAAAAAGTACATAGAAATTTAACAAAAAACGTACAATTAAAACTGACGTACATTATACTCACcattaactttacttttaatgtacCTTTCTCTTGCCTCCATGCACgcgtttttttaaacattacatttagaTAAAAAATTAAGACTTTTAGGCGCTTCTTTAAACCATAAAGCAGTTTTTCCATTAAAGACAGAACGCacctataaataaaaaaaacgaaatgaaataaaaagaatgATATCCATTTGGACAATATTGATGGAAAATGGAAAGCCTCGACTTCTTTTAGAACACAACAGATGAATTTGCATCCTACCATAAAACAAAAGAACACTTACACGCCCATATAGTGCCGAAATGAAAATGGAAGTCTGTCCAACTCCTCAATCTTCAATAATCACattgaaataacacattttgataaaataaatatcGCACATCTGctagaaataaataatgattacTGAAACACCTCACTATGTTAAATGCTTAAGTGAGACAGATTTCATCTACGCGACCAGGATGGTCATGTGTGTAAAGCACTAGTGCGGCTTCGAGTGTCTCTCGCGGCTGTTACCTTGAGGTagataacacatttacattaacgCCTACGATAATGGTTGCTGCTGGCATCATGTGTCAGATTTACAGTATGAAAGGGTTATCAAGGAAGCTTTCTTCagggaaaaatgtcataaagtcataaacgaaaaataaaaaaaaggacatcccatccccttttttcttttgtatccAGTCCCAGGAAAGGCAATGTTAGCGTCTACCATCCTTCCTTATGTCACACCCTAACAGCCAAACCTCATCGTCTCTTAAATCAGAACTCCTCTCCTACCACCCATCTTTCTTCTAGTTACTTCTCTCCTGCTTTCCGTTCTTCTACAGTACTTAAGTGTGCAAGTGACATGCCAGGTTAGCAATGAGGGCGTAGACATTAACCCATGAAGGCCTGGTGATCAAGGCTCAGAGTGATGACCAAAACtccttaaatataataaatcacCTCTCTCTCAactcttaaaaaacaaaacaaaaaaataattaaaagtaaccataataaaaaaaggtatGAAATGATTCAAGTTCAATAATATACcgtattattaaaaaaaacataaaacaaaactgCCTAGATTTTGCACTGTGTGGGAGGATATACATATCTCTTTAATTAAGATGCTTGAATATGCTGCTGTATGTTTTGTGGGCAATCTGTGGGGAGCATTTGACCGCGCAGGGGGTGAGGGACGCCTGGATGGATTTTAGAGGCAAGTCATCGGTGCTGTCAAAGCCAGGCAGGGCCAGAGACTCCAGCTGCATATTAAGCACAATCTCTGTGTTCCTGCCGAGGAAGCTCTCGTCCAGCTCTCTCACCTCCGAGGGCTCCGTCTCCGTGCTGGCCACAGTCTCTCCGGCCCCTTCTTCCTTCCGGCTGAACAGGCGGTCCAGGTAGCTGGTGTAAGTGCTCTCCTTCTGGAGCTGGTCCTCTTTATGAATGTCCCAGCATGCTTCATCTATCAAACAGCCGTTCTCCCCTACTCTCTCCCCGGAGCCGAAGCTCTCCCAGGGGTGAGCGGGCCAGGTGTCGTCCCCGCTGACGACTCCTAACCCTCCTCCGCCTAACTGGGCGAGGTTTACCAGGcacttctcctccttctcctgacTTATGGACTTGGACATGGAGCCTGAGCGGGGAGCCTCCAGCTGGGAAACGGAAGAGTTGAGCTCGTTCAGGAGGCCCACCTCGTTGAGCAGGGCCGCCTCCTGACAGGGCTCTGGCTGCAGGCTCAGTTTAATGGTGCTGGCGATGAAGGAGTCAAAGTCAAAGCCTTGGTTCTGCTGGCTTTGAGGCTTCTCTGTCTGGTGTTTCTCCTGCTCACTGTCCTTCTCCACTGGACTCTGGGTCTTCTCGGCCTCCTGCAGCGCGATCTGGGCCTTCACCAGCCCGTTCTTCTCACACTTGCTCTTGGCCTTGCGGTCCGCCTTCTCCTTGCTCTGCTGCTCCTTCCAGTTGGAGAGGTCGATGATGAGCTTGGGTTCATAGTAGTGGTTGACTTCACTGTCCCTCCAGATGAGGTTGTCCAGGTAGGAGGGCGACACGGCCTTGTAGTTACAGGTGTGGCTACACTGCAAGTCACAGTATTTGTTCTCGTGGTGGTCGTCCTCCCAGGATCGCTCTGGCTGGAACAGAGTGGAGTAGTCGTAGGACGGCTCATCCAGGAACTTCTCCCGATCTCCATCAGCATATTTACGAGGATCCACCTGGAAACGGACAACAGCAAACCATTTAGCCTCATCAAAAAGTCAATTTAAATCAGTCAGGAGCAAGACCTGTTATCCCTACACAGCTTTGGTCTGCAACACTGAAATCTATTTTCACTTTGTTATGTATTCTATTTGGAACAATACTATATAACCTCACATTTGGGAAGCACATTTTCATACAACTCTTTATCTATagcattcaaaatgtattttttaaagtaaacaGAAGAGAAACTAATTGTTTTAAAGGGAGTATTCAGATGTTTGTCGAAATTCAAACACACCTGAACCTCCTCCTCGTCTGTCACATCAGAGAGAGCCCTTGGGTCAACCTGGACTTCGTCTGGGTCGTGGGTGCTGTGCAAGTGCCAGTCAGCCtctgacagctggctctcatgaTACCTGACAAGAGAATAAAAGAGGGAGACttcagtacacaaacacacaaaatgactcAAAAAAGCTCCAGTAAAAGGATCTAACTATGTAAACAAACCATTAAACTAATTAATAAAATCTTGTTCTTTTTCTGGTCAGGTGATCTGCATGTTCATATTCTTACTGCTTAGTCAGCAGAGAGCAAAGCGGATTATTCTCCACTGAAACTAAGCTCAAAATGTCAGAACAGAACAGGGAAAATATAAAACTTTGCATCTGCGAGCCTGGTCACAGAGAGCAGGTGGTTGAGAGGGAATAGGTGAGCGAGCATACCTGTCCCAGGTGTGGCTGTGGCTCTGGTCCATGAGCAGGATATCATCTACTTCATCCTCAATGTGGAAGGGGTGCAGAGAGACAGGCTCGTCTAGGGGGAAGGAGTAGTCAGCCATATAGGGGTGGGCCAGGGCCTCCTCCGCAGTGAGACGATCCATGGGGTTGAACGTCAGGATCTTCTCCAGGAAATCCAGGGCTGCAGAGAGGGAGGGCATTGAGATTAGCAAGTAGGAAACCTGAATGATGAGAGATGAGACCCTGACCCCAACCGTTGGTCTGTGTTCATGAGAGTACTTTATGAGCCTGCGAGTACTTCTGAATGAATAATAAGTGGTACTCACCCTGGGGACTGACGTCAGGCAGCAGCTTGGCCAGTGGTGTGTGAGGCTTGGACATGTCGTTGCGGATGAAGACTGGGATGACGCTGTGGAGCTCCTGTCGGTCTTCCTCTCGCAGTACGGGGATGGACTCCAGGATCAGCTGCATCTGCTCCAGTTCATGGGCTCCTGAAACACCGGGCGGACAAACATTAGTCACTTTCTTTGAGTCTATTTTGAGTGAGAATTAGCGTGGCAGATCATGAGAACAGAGGTGTTATTTGTCTTGTGTTCAGCTCAAGGCAGTTTCAACAAATAAGAATAGTCCGTCTCTCCCAGCTCCAGCTGGATTTGCAAAAGAGAGCAATAAGAATAGTAAAAGCAGATTGACTTTGGGCCCATCTCCTGTCCGTTCTGACTTTAACTAGCAGGATGAACATATGACTCATCATACCTATATCCTATATGAATATTTACCTCATCAGAGTCACCTAACCTGCTTCAAAGACAACTCGCCAGTATGTTTGTACATGAGGTGTTACAGTGACATAGGACATAAGAAACTCTGTCGACATTTACCTGCAAAGAGGGTTTTCCCTGTGAGCATCTCCGCAAAGATGCAGCCAGCGGCCCACATGTCGATGGCTTTGGTGTAGTTGTTAGGAGACAGCAGCAGGCGAGGAGACCTGTACCACTTGGTGACCAGACCTTCAGAGAGATGGCCCTGCGTTAGAAGGGGACAAGACATGTTTAGTGGGACTCTTAGGGAAAAATAACTTACAAGAAATCATGACTCAACCATATCTTTCCAAAAAACTACCCTAGTTAATGAACTGCTGTGCCCTCGTGCTTGGTTCCTTCACAGTTAGAGTAATAACTAatagataaaaatgtgattaacgTGACTTCCTGTGCCTCCATGTTTGCCACACAACACTGCTGCTAACACGAGTCCCGGAACAAACCATGCCTGCTGGGCCGTGCTAAACTTGATAACCCCCGTGCCGTTTCCTTGACAGACCTGCTCTGCGCTGGTCACGTACACAACACAGCACGGACACAAAGACcccagagagaaaagacagatgaAAGGGGGGAGATCAGACACGTGCAGGCCCTGTCAGCAGTCTGGGAGAGCAGGATAATCCCCCGCTGCCACACTCTCCACTCGCCAGTGACACACCAGTGACACCAATCTGCACTCCACTCTCTCACAGAGCCTGACTACCCACAGGAACAGGAGGACACGGAACACAAAGGAAACTGACCTGTTtgtgtgcacgcacacacacacacacacacacacacacacacacacacacacacacagggacattGGGGGATGGGAGGAGGTAAAACAACACCCTTGCTGCCCTCTCTCCCCTACATGCAGTGGTAGTTTGTGGTGAGACCAAAATGGTCGGCTCACCACTGAGCCAGGCTCCTGTTTCTGCCCTAAGTTAGCCGCAAATGCTTGACGTCACACTATCCTGGAGTGTATCACTGCGATGCACACCCCTGTTTTGATAGGCCTATAAATGACACACCGTGAAGGCTGTAGATGTGACTGAGTCTAGCAGAGGCTTTCACAGTGAAGCTTGTGAAGAGGTTCGAGGGGGAACTACAAGGCAGGTCACACCTACTGACTGAAACTTGAAGGCTGTCCAGCACCCATTCTGAGAAACAGACAATAAATGGTCTGACATATATGGATGTGGTAACAAGGGAGAAATA
Above is a genomic segment from Sebastes umbrosus isolate fSebUmb1 chromosome 2, fSebUmb1.pri, whole genome shotgun sequence containing:
- the mapk6 gene encoding mitogen-activated protein kinase 6, whose amino-acid sequence is MAEKFESLMNIHGFDLGSRYMDLKPLGYGGNGLVFSAVDTDCDKRVAVKKIILTDPQSVKHALREIKIIRRLDHDNIVKVFETLGPNGRTLTEDVVSLTEVNSVYIVQEYMETDLCQLLERGLLSEGHARLFMYQLLRGLKYIHSANVLHRDLKPANLFVNTEDLVLKIGDFGLARIMDPHYSHKGHLSEGLVTKWYRSPRLLLSPNNYTKAIDMWAAGCIFAEMLTGKTLFAGAHELEQMQLILESIPVLREEDRQELHSVIPVFIRNDMSKPHTPLAKLLPDVSPQALDFLEKILTFNPMDRLTAEEALAHPYMADYSFPLDEPVSLHPFHIEDEVDDILLMDQSHSHTWDRYHESQLSEADWHLHSTHDPDEVQVDPRALSDVTDEEEVQVDPRKYADGDREKFLDEPSYDYSTLFQPERSWEDDHHENKYCDLQCSHTCNYKAVSPSYLDNLIWRDSEVNHYYEPKLIIDLSNWKEQQSKEKADRKAKSKCEKNGLVKAQIALQEAEKTQSPVEKDSEQEKHQTEKPQSQQNQGFDFDSFIASTIKLSLQPEPCQEAALLNEVGLLNELNSSVSQLEAPRSGSMSKSISQEKEEKCLVNLAQLGGGGLGVVSGDDTWPAHPWESFGSGERVGENGCLIDEACWDIHKEDQLQKESTYTSYLDRLFSRKEEGAGETVASTETEPSEVRELDESFLGRNTEIVLNMQLESLALPGFDSTDDLPLKSIQASLTPCAVKCSPQIAHKTYSSIFKHLN